Proteins encoded within one genomic window of Streptomyces sp. NBC_01314:
- a CDS encoding FtsX-like permease family protein, producing MLTLSSLRTRWAALIGSFVAVALGVGVMTAMGLGLAATLDPPARAPERFGSSPVVVAGLDRLTVEVRRGPGPARVSQRLTHPHPVDERLLAELRALGPVTTDGAGRGSAGPDAVGVDAAVADVRAVVGDRARVLTGDARRRVDPSYERDAEALVAVNSLLGTAGGVTTFVSVFVTASTFAFVVALRRREFGLLRMAGATPGQVRRLLLGEALAVGVAASGAGCALGAWGAPLLVRELVDGGVAPTWFAVPGAVVWPYHVAFWTGVSVALAGAWVAARRAGRIGPVEALREASVDTGVLPLSRRVIGSALLAGGLGLLAWKLGTSPADLLKRKTYTTQPMLLITAAAALAPLLVRPVVRLVGAGLPGAAGLLIRENAATSVRRTAAVAAPVLVTVALAGSLLGAAGTVAEAKGAEAEVRTRADFVVTGKGLSADGGRVAGATVAGSASTAVYVVEEGSALVRSEARAVTDVSAFAAVSRLPVVAGDVRDLDDRSIVVNEEWERHEVGRTVRVWLGDGRPVRLRIVAVLAQGSGDNGAYVTAANAGGAVVDRVEVRVGSGVDRAGVAAALEGTGGTVRSAEEWLAANRPGTSTHTRLGFLVVLGIALVYAGISLAGTLLMATSARGAELRSLRLAGATRGQVRVVVVGEALVAVVVGVVLGAAVTAVNLAGVVGALGVLSAPVGVAVPWEVVGACVGVCGVVAVVAVGGALGRR from the coding sequence GTGCTGACGCTGTCGTCGTTGCGTACGCGGTGGGCGGCGCTGATCGGGTCGTTCGTCGCGGTGGCGTTGGGGGTCGGGGTGATGACCGCCATGGGGCTAGGGCTCGCGGCGACGCTCGACCCGCCCGCGCGTGCGCCGGAGCGTTTCGGCTCCTCCCCCGTCGTGGTGGCGGGTCTGGACAGGCTGACGGTCGAGGTGCGGCGGGGGCCGGGGCCGGCCCGGGTGTCGCAGAGGCTGACCCATCCACACCCTGTGGACGAACGGCTGCTCGCGGAGCTGCGCGCGCTGGGGCCGGTGACGACGGACGGGGCGGGCCGGGGTTCGGCGGGGCCGGACGCCGTCGGGGTGGACGCGGCCGTCGCCGACGTACGGGCGGTGGTCGGGGATCGGGCGCGGGTGCTGACGGGTGACGCGCGGCGGCGGGTGGATCCGTCGTACGAGCGGGACGCGGAGGCGTTGGTCGCCGTGAACTCGCTGCTGGGGACGGCGGGTGGGGTCACCACGTTCGTGTCCGTGTTCGTGACGGCGTCGACGTTCGCCTTCGTGGTGGCCCTGCGCAGGCGGGAGTTCGGACTGTTGCGGATGGCGGGTGCGACACCCGGTCAGGTACGGCGGCTGCTGCTCGGGGAGGCCCTGGCGGTCGGGGTCGCGGCGTCCGGTGCCGGGTGTGCGCTGGGGGCATGGGGGGCGCCTCTGCTGGTACGGGAGTTGGTGGACGGCGGGGTCGCGCCGACGTGGTTCGCGGTGCCGGGTGCGGTGGTGTGGCCGTACCACGTGGCCTTCTGGACGGGGGTGTCGGTGGCGCTCGCGGGGGCCTGGGTCGCCGCGCGGCGGGCCGGGCGGATCGGGCCCGTGGAGGCGTTGCGGGAGGCGTCCGTGGACACCGGGGTGCTGCCGCTGTCGCGCCGGGTGATCGGTTCCGCTCTGCTGGCGGGTGGACTGGGGTTGCTGGCCTGGAAGTTGGGGACCTCGCCGGCCGACCTGCTGAAGCGGAAGACGTACACCACCCAGCCGATGTTGCTGATCACGGCGGCGGCCGCGCTCGCACCGCTGCTCGTCCGGCCGGTCGTCCGGCTGGTGGGGGCGGGGCTGCCCGGTGCCGCCGGGCTGCTGATCCGGGAGAACGCGGCCACGTCGGTGCGCCGTACCGCCGCTGTCGCCGCGCCGGTGCTGGTGACCGTCGCGCTGGCCGGTTCGCTGCTGGGGGCTGCGGGGACGGTGGCGGAGGCCAAGGGGGCGGAGGCGGAGGTTCGGACTCGGGCGGACTTCGTGGTCACGGGCAAGGGGCTGTCGGCCGATGGCGGGCGGGTCGCCGGGGCGACCGTGGCCGGGTCGGCCTCCACCGCTGTGTATGTGGTGGAGGAGGGGAGCGCGTTGGTGCGGTCCGAGGCGCGGGCGGTGACGGATGTGTCGGCCTTCGCGGCGGTGTCGCGGCTGCCGGTGGTCGCCGGTGATGTGCGTGATCTCGACGACCGGTCGATCGTCGTGAACGAGGAGTGGGAGCGGCACGAGGTGGGGCGGACCGTGCGGGTGTGGCTCGGGGACGGACGTCCCGTACGGCTGCGGATCGTGGCGGTGCTCGCGCAGGGGAGCGGGGACAACGGGGCGTACGTGACGGCCGCGAACGCCGGTGGGGCGGTCGTGGACCGGGTCGAGGTGCGGGTGGGGAGCGGGGTGGACCGGGCGGGGGTCGCGGCGGCGCTGGAGGGGACCGGCGGGACGGTGCGGTCGGCCGAGGAGTGGCTCGCGGCGAACCGTCCCGGCACCAGCACGCACACCCGGCTCGGCTTCCTCGTGGTGCTGGGGATCGCGCTCGTGTACGCGGGGATCTCGCTGGCCGGGACGTTGCTGATGGCCACGTCGGCACGGGGCGCGGAGCTGCGGTCGCTGCGGCTGGCCGGGGCCACTCGGGGGCAGGTGCGGGTGGTCGTGGTGGGTGAGGCGCTGGTCGCGGTCGTGGTGGGAGTGGTGTTGGGAGCGGCGGTCACCGCGGTGAACCTGGCGGGGGTGGTGGGCGCGTTGGGGGTGTTGTCGGCGCCGGTGGGGGTGGCTGTGCCGTGGGAGGTCGTTGGGGCGTGTGTCGGGGTGTGCGGGGTTGTGGCTGTGGTCGCCGTGGGCGGGGCGTTGGGGCGGCGGTGA